The Pedobacter ginsengisoli region CTGATCAGGCAATCTTTATTAAGAACAATCTGGGGCCTGCTTTCCAAAAGGCTGGTATAAATACGAAGATTATAATTTATGATCATAATGCAGATCGTCCGGATTATCCAATTACGATTTTAAATGATCCAGATGCGAGGAAATACATAGATGGCTCGGCTTTTCATCTTTATGGCGGAAAAATTGAAGCGTTAACAGATGTACATAATGCCCATCCAGACAAGAGTATTTATTTTACCGAGCAAATGGTTATTGAAGATCCAAATGAAAGCAGGATCAATATTGTATCGCCTATTAAAAGACTCATTATAGGCGCAACAAGAAACTGGAGCAGAAATGTTCTGGAATGGAATTTAGCTGCGGATCCTGAAAATAAGCCTTTTACAGATAGAGGAGGATGCCCGATGTGCCAGGGTGCGGTTACTATTGATAAAGACAAAGTAACAAGAAACCTGGCTTATTACTCTGTGGCACATGCCTCTAAGTTTGTTCGCCCCGGTTCCCAACGCATTGCTTCTAATGAACCGCAAGGTCTTCCTAATGTTGCATTTAAAACACATGATGGTAAGAAAGTACTTATTGTAGCCAACAGTAGAGAGAAGGCACAAACTTTTAATATTAGCTTCATGGGAAAATTAGTAAGCGATACAATTGGGAGTGATGATGTGGCTACTTATATTTGGTAAGCCATCCTCAAAACAACTTTAACACACATTTAACTTTTACTTTATGTTTCAAAAATTAATACTAATAAGGCTATTTTCTATAATAGCTGTATCCGTTTTGTATTCCAGTTCTGGTTTTGCACAAGGTTTTTTAAGGGCAGATGGAAAGAAGATAGTAAATGAAAGGGGTGAAAATGTATTGTTAAGAGGTATTGGCCTGGGTGGTTGGATGCTTCAGGAAGGTTATATGTTAAAAATAAACAATGAGGGGCAACAATATCGTATCCGTGAAAGAATTGAGGAACTTATGGGTGAGAAACAAACCCAGGAGTTTTATGATCTGTGGCTTGCTAATCATACCAGAAAGATTGATGTTGATTCAATGAAGGCATGGGGTTTTAACTCAATCAGGTTACCTATGCATTATAATCTATACACTTTACCAATAGAAAAAGAACCTGTTAAGGAGCAAAACACCTGGCTTGAAAAAGGATTCGCTATGACTGATTCTTTGCTTGCATGGTGCAGGGCTAATCAGATGTATTTAATTCTGGATCTTCATGCTGCACCTGGAGGTCAGGGCAATGATTTAAATATTTCAGATCGTGACCCTTCCAAACCTTCATTATGGGATAGCCAGGCTAATCAGGAAAAAACAATAGCATTATGGCGGAAATTGGCTGAACGATACGCCAATGAACCGTGGATTGGAGGATACGATATTATAAATGAGCCAAACTGGGGATTTGAAGACCTTTCTAATGATAAAAATGGAATAAATGAAAAAAAGAATGCTCCATTAAGGAAATTGATGATTGATATTACAAATGCAATAAGAGAGGTAGATAACAAACACATTGTTATCATTGAGGGCAATGGTTGGGGCAATAACTATAATGGCATTCTTCCACAATGGGATAAGAATATGGTCTTAAGCTTTCATAAATACTGGAGCTATAATGATCAACCGTCGGCTGAAAATATGATTAAAACAAGAGATCAGTACAATATTCCTGTTTGGTTGGGCGAGACAGGAGAGAATTCTAACGTTTGGTTTACAGAGGCTATTCGTTTGTTTGAAGCCAATAATATCGGTTGGGCATGGTGGCCGTTAAAGAAGGTTGGCGCTAATAATCCGATGGAAATAAAATCTAACCTGAACTACAATGATGTTGTAAATTATATAAATGGCAATGGAAATAAGCCTAAAGAAAGTAATGTTTATAGTGGCTTAATGGAACTTGCTACATATGCAAGACTCGAAAATACAATTATTCATTATGATGTGATTGATGCGATGATACGCCAACCTTTTTCTGCCGAAACCAAACCTTTTAAAAAGCATTTTATTGGAAGCAATTCCTTAATACATGCAGTTGACTATGATTTGGGTAGAAATGGAATTGCGTATTTTGACAAGGATACGGCAGACTACCATGTCTCAACAGGCAAATATACTGCAGGAAACAGGGGGAGGATTTATAGAAATGATGGAGTAGATATCGTAAAAGACGATATTAAGTATGAATCTTATTATGTTAACAATATCGAATCAGGAGAATGGCTTCAGTATACTGTTGATATAGAGAAAAAAGGAGTATATACTATTAAACTAAATATTGCTTCAGATAATTCCAGAGGAAGAATTTCTTTAACTTCTAACGGTGTTTTAATTGCTAAAGAGGTTAAGGTACCAAATACAGGGAATATGAAAACCTTTAAAACAATAGAAATAAAGAATATTGCATTAAATGCCGGAAAACAAAGGATAAAGGTTTTGGCAGATACAGGTTATTTTAATTTTAATTACCTTCAATTTATTAGATAAATGTAATCTCAGATCAAACTATGAAGCGTAAAGGGCGTTTATTCCTTGTTCTCAGTATTATTGCTGTTTTAGTTATTCTGTTTTCTCAATGTATGGATGCCTCTAAAATGAAAGCAACAGAAACAAGCATTGCAGGGGCAAAAACATGTGTGCAGTGCCATAAAGATATTTCCAATTCATATCTAAACAATGCTCATTTTGCTGCTTCAACTCCAATTGAGAATAATAATCAGATTAATCTGGGCACTGATTATGTTTATGAATATGATAAAAATTTAAAAGTTGCTATAGAAAAAAGAGATAGTGGTACCTTTCAGGTTGTGTATTTTAATGGCCATGAAAAACTTGCAAGAAGATTTGATATTGCTATTGGTTCGGGTAAAAATGCTTATACCTATGCCTCATGGCGAGGAAATATATTAAGCCAGCTTCCATTGTCTTTTTTTAAGCAAATAAATGGCTGGGCCAACAGTCCTGGTATGCGAACAAGCAGCCCGGATTTTGGAAGGATAATAGACTCAAGATGTTTAGAGTGCCATAGCTCTTTTATTGAAAGTAAAAAGGAAAGCAATGGAAGTTTAATTGTTTCTCACGAAATGTTGAAATCTTCTTTAGTTTATGGAATTGATTGCGAACGGTGTCATGGACCAGCAGGTAAACATGTTGAATTCCATTTAAAAAATCCAGATAAGAAGGACGCTAAATTTATTGCTCTTTACAAAACGCTTACCAGGAAACAGAGAGTTGATGCATGCGGTGTTTGTCATTCAGGCAATGATGCGGAATTGCTGAAATCTACATTTTCATTTAAACCGGGAGAGGATATTAAGGAATATTATGCTCATATTTCATCTTCACAAGAGTCTCAACCAGATGTTCATGGGCAACAGAATCAGATGCTTGAGGGGAGCAAATGCTTCACCAAAAGTAATTCACTAGAGTGCTCAACGTGTCATAGTCCTCATGATCAGAACAAAGGAAGTTTAACATTGTATTCAAAAAAATGTATAAGTTGCCACTCTACCATAGAGCATACACAGAAAACATTGGAAAGTGCTATGGTAAAAACCAATTGCATTGATTGCCATATGCCTTTAAAACCCTCAAAGGTAATTAGCTTTCAACAGGCAGGTAAGTCAGAAGTAAGCCCATACATGCTTAGATCGCACCGGATAGCAATATATTAGTAAAATTTCGTGTTACTGTTTGAATTATATTGTTAAATTTGTTTTAAGCAGACATTAAATTCATGAATTGCAGGCAATTATCTGACGACGAATTAATTGTTCTTTTCAGAGGAAGTTGCCAGCATGCCTTTAAGGAAATGTATTTGCGATACTGGCAAAAGGTGTATCAGGTCGCTTATAAGAAAGTGCATCATAAGGAGCTTGCAGAAGAATTAACTCAAAATCTCTTTGTAGAGCTGTGGAGGCGAAGGGAAACGGTTACAATAAACTCATTAAGTGCTTATCTTTTCGGAAGTTTAAAATATTGCATAATCAATCACTATAAATCATTATTAGTTCAGGAAAATTACCATAATTATGTAAAGGCTTCTGCAAATTATGGCGTAGTAAACAATGCCGATTATTTATTGATGCTTAATGAACTCTCTGATGCGCTGACCAGGGGTATTGCATTACTCCCTAAAAAAACAGCCCAAGTGTTTAGAATGAGTCGTATTGAGCACCGATCAGTTAAAGATATATCTGAACAGCTGAATATATCAGAAAAGGCAGTTGAATATCATATTACCCAGTCTCTTAAATCAATTCGATTTTATCTTAAAGAGTACCTGTTTCTGCTGGTTACTTTTATTATTTTTCTATAGGAATCAATTTTTTTGAAAATTATTTTAGGGATAAGGGCTACTTAGCTTACATATAGTTTAAAAGCTATAAAAATGAGCAGAGAAGCATTTCATCTATTGTTAGAAAGGTACTTGCAGAACAGATGTACAGATGAAGAAAAAGAAATTATTGAAAAATGGTATGGAATGCTTGACAAGCATGACATGGAGGATGTAGATTCTACCCAGGTAAATGCATTGGAGCAGAAACTATGGGATAGAATACATGAAAGTGCCATAGTAGCAGAAGGTGAGGTGCCAGTTCGTCAACTTAAGTCTCACAATAGGCCTTCAAGAGCATTAGTAGCTTCAGTAGCCGCTATAGTTGCAGGCTTTGTTATTATTACAGCATATATATTTTTTACCGGAGATAGTAAAAAGCCCGAATTCTTAGCGGCTGCAGTTGCAGATGATATTAATTCTATTGCAAATAATACTTTACAACCTATGTTAGTTAATTTGGAAGATGGCAGTACTGTTATCCTGCAACCAAAATCTTTATTGAAATATCCTAAGCATTTTTCAAAAACCATTCGAGAAGTAACACTTAAGGGTGAAGGTTTTTTTGAAATAAGCAAAAATCCATCCAGACCATTTTTGGTATACAATAGCAATGTAATCACAAGGGTTGTAGGTACAAGCTTTATTGTAAAAACAAATGAAATAGCAAATGAAACAGAAGTAACCGTTAAAACAGGTAAAGTAATTGTTTCTCCAAATTCAGGTAGTCTTTCGTTTAAAATTGATGAGATTTTAAAATCAGCAAAAGGGGTAGTGCTTACACCCAATCAAAAAACTGTTTATAGTGCATCTGAAAATACCTTCGCAACCACGCTTGTAGATAAACCTTTGCCAATAGCAAAAAATAGTAAACAGCCTTCAAAAGAGAATTATTCCTTTAATGATAGCCGTGTTGCTGATGTATTAAATCAACTTCAAAAATCTTATGGGGTTGAATTTGTGGTAGAAGACAAGGAATTGTACAATTATACATTTACAGGCGACCTCTCAGAACAAAACTTATTCAGTCAGTTAGATTTTCTATGCGAATCAATTCAGGCAACCTATCAGGTAAAAGAAACCAAAATAATAATCAAAGAAAAAAAGTAAAACCTAAAAATCAACCAGAACTAAAAACCTAACCAGACCAGCTTATGAAGAAAAGAGAATTTTACTAACCAAATGATCAAAAAAAACTGACAATGTTGCGGGACATTGCCAGTTAAGAATTCTGTACGAAAAGTTTCACATTAACGAACAAAACTCCTAAAGTTATGAAAAAAAAGCGATTTGTTGCTTTAATAAAAACAGCAATGAGGATATCTATAGCCCAAATATTTCTTGTAGTTCTATTCACTTGTGGTGCAGCAGCAAAAAATGCAGGCGCTCAGGAGATACTGAATAAAGAAGTTTCCATCAGCATTAATAATGCTAAGATAAGTGAGCTATTAAATGAAATTCAAGACCAGACAAAAGTTAAATTTATTTATAGTCCATCGGTTATTAAAACTGACCGTAAAACATCAGCAAATTATACCAAAAAGCGGCTTGGAGATATTTTAAATGAAACATTATATCCATTAAGTATCTTTTACAGGGTAATTGACAACCGAATTATTCTTTACGATAAAGATGTTTCTAAGAAAATTAATGAACCAAACACTAGCAAGCCGCCTCTCCCAATTAAAGGTAAGGTAACGTCAACAAAGGGTGAAACATTACCAGGTGTGAGTGTGAAAATAAAGGGTACTACAACTGCTGCTATTACAGATATAAATGGAAATTATGTCATTAATGCACCTGATGCCAATTCCGTTTTAGTTTTTTCTTATATCGGTTTTACGTCAAAAGAAGTTCCGGTTAATGGCCAGAGCACTTTAAATGTTCAGCTTGTCGAAGAAGAAACTTCATTAGGTGAAGTTGTTGTTCTGGGTTATTCTACACAAAAGAAAAAGGACCTTACGGGAGCTGTCTCAGTAGTGAACGTTGCAGATATGATTAAGCAACCTAGCCCATCTATAAACAACCTTTTACAAGGGCAGGCATCCGGTGTTACTATTTTGGGGTCCGGACAACCAGGTGAAGAACCGCAGGTACGAATCAGGGGTGTAAATACTTTTGGTAATAACAATCCGCTTTACGTAGTTGATGGGGTCCCAACGCTCAATGTGGCTGATATTAATCCAAATGACATAGAGTCGATGCAGGTATTAAAAGATGCAGGATCTGCTTCAATATATGGATCACGTGCGGCAAATGGAGTTATTGTAATCAGCACTAAAAAAGGGAAAGATAAAGTAAAGGTGCAGTATGATGCTTATTATGGTAGCCAGCGACCTAAAACAGGAAATGTCTGGAACATTCTGTCGCCTCAGGAGATGGCAAACCTGAAAAGACTTGCAGAAACAAATACTGGAGAAACGGAGTTTGATGATCCACTATATGGAAATGGGCCAACCTATGTATTGCCAGACTATATCTATCCACTTGGAGCTAAAGAAGGAGATCCTTCTGTAAATCCATCATTGTATAACGTAAAGCCCTTATTTACTTCTGATGAAGAATATAATAGCTTTTATAGAATTAACAAAGCAAACAAATCAGGGACGAATTGGTATGATGAAATATTTAATCCTGCACCAATAACTAGTCAGAATATTTCTGTAAGTGGCGGTTCAGACCAGGGGAGTTATCTTTTTTCTGCAAATTACTTTAATCAGAAAGGAACTCTGGATAGAACTTATCTAAAGAGATACACGGTACGTTCTAATACTCAATATAACATTGGAAAATATGTTAGAGTTGGCGAGAACTTAGCTTATACCGTTACAAATAATCCTAAAATAGATGGACTTAGCGGCGATAACGCCATAGGGCATGCTTTTAGAGAACAGCCAATAATTCCTGTATATGATATTATGGGTAATTTTGCCGGGGGGTATGGTGGGAAATTGGGTGATGCCTATAATCCGGTAGCCATGTTGTATCGTACTAAAGATAATAAAGCAACAGACAATAGGTTATTTGGAAATATATTTGCAGAAGCTGATATTTTGCCTTTTCTAACACTTAGGACTGCATTTGGTGCCGATTCATTTTCAGGAGCATCAAGGTCATTTGTTTTTCCTCAATATGAAAATGCCGAGAATACAACCAGTAATAGTTATGCAGAATCTTCAAATACAGGGCTAGAGTATACCTGGACAAATACCTTGTCATTTAACAAAACTTTTAATTTGCATAGCTTAAAGGTATTGGTAGGTACTGAATATAATAAGAATCGGTATAGCACCATGAGTGGTAGTAACAAAGGATATTTTTCATTTGATCCTGATTACACAAACCTTTCAAATGGCAGTGGACCAATGGAAACTGTTAGTGAAAGAACCGCCGATGCTTTATTTTCGCTAATAGGCCGTGTTGATTATGCTTTTAATGATAAATATCTTATCGGAGCTACGATTCGTAGAGATGGTTCATCCAAATTTCTAAAAAATACTTATGGAGTTTTTCCTGCTGTAAGTGCTGCCTGGAGAATTTCTAAAGAGAGTTTTTTGTCTGATGTAAAATGGATTACTGATCTTAAAATAAGAGGTGGTTGGGGTATTATGGGTAACCAGGTAAATGTTTCAGGCGCCAACTCCTTTACAACATTTGGCAGCTCTATTGGCCAATCTTACTATGCAATAGGTGGTGGGAATGCTGTAGTTGCAGGGTTCTATCAAAATCAAACAGGAAATCCCGATGCCAAATGGGAGAAAAATGTAAACTCAAACTTTGGTTTTGATGCAACATTATTTGGTGGTGGCATAGAGATCTCTGCTGATTATTATCAGAAGAATGTTCGTGATCTTTTGTACAACCCAGAGATGATTGCAACAGTAGGTGCTGCTACTGTGCCATTTGTTAACATTGCCCAAATGAAAAATGATGGTTTCGATATATCTTTAACAGGACATAAGGATGTAGGCAGTGATCTTAAGCTTAATGCTACTGCTACCATTACAACCTATCGGAATGAGATAAAAAAAGTATCCGGGGATGTTGATTATTACGACGTAGATTCAAGAAGATTTGATGGAAGTCGTATCATTCGTAATGCGGTAGGTCATTCTGTTAGTGAATTCTTTGGTTATAAAATAGCAGGTTTCTGGAATTCAGATACTGAGATTGAAGCAGCAAATGCTAAAGCTCAGGTCGTTACCGGCGATCCAAATACCGTATATCAGGATGATGTTAAAGTTGGCAGGTTTAAATATGCAGATGTAAATGGAGATGGACTGATCACTGCTGATGACAGAACCTTTTTAGGTAATGCAAATCCAGATTTCAGTTATGGACTTAATCTTGGTGCCAGCTTTAAAAATTTCGACTTTAGTGCTTTCTTTTATGGGGTTCAAGGCAATTCAATTTGGAACCAGGTAAAATGGTGGACTGATTTTGTGCCTTCTTTTGGAGGAGCAAAAAGTCATACGGCTCTTTATGATTCATGGACTCCCTCACATCAGAACGCAAAAGCACCAATACAGGAAACAACCCAGTCTTTTAGTACAAATAGCGTCCCTAATTCTTATTTCGTAGAGAAAGGTTCGTACCTGAGACTCAAAAATGTACAAATTGGTTACACACTTCCTACTAATACACTTCAAAAGATAGGTGTTAACAGGCTAAGAGTTTATATCTCTGCTGCCAATTTGTTTACAGTAACAAAATATTCAGGAGTGGATCCGGAGGTTGGAACTTCAAGTGAAACCGGACAGCAGACAGCTTATGGGGTTGATGATGGTTCTTATCCAAGTCAGCGGACTTTCTTGCTGGGTTTAAATTTACAGTTTTAATTACTTAACGGTTTAAGGAAATGAAAAGATCAACATATATATTAATAGTTGTGCTGTTGTTTACAGGGCAATTATTTTATTCTTGTAAAAAGGCTCTAAAACAGCCGCCTCTTGGCTCATTATCAGAAGAGCTCGTTGCTAACAAAAATGGCGTTAATGGGTTGTTAATTGGGGCTTATGCCGCTTTAGATGGTATGCAGGGTGGGGATGTTGCACTTGGTGGAGGCGATGCCTGGCAAGCCTCACCTACGAACTGGGTTTTTGGTTCAGTAGTGGGGGGTGATGCTTCTAAAGGAAGTGATGGAGCAGATCAACCGGCTATTGATCCAATTGCCAATTTTTATTCAGGAGCAACTAATGCCTTTTATGATGGGAAATGGAAGGCACTGTATGAAGGCGTAACACGTACAAATAATGTTTTAAAGCTGATGGCAAAAGCTACTGATCTGAGTGAGGCCGAACAAAAAAGCATTAGTGCTCAGGCTCGTTTTTTACGAGGTCATTATTATTTTGAATTAAAAAAGATGTGGAATATGGTTCCATGGATTGATGAAACCACAACCAACTTTAATCAACCTAATAGTGTTGATATATGGCCACAAATTACTGAAGATCTGAAATATGCATATGATAATTTACTTCCAGCTCAATCAGAAATAGGCAGGGCAAATAAATGGGCTGCTGGCGCATATCTTGCAAAAGCTTACTTGTACCAACATAAGTATGAACTTGCCAAACCTGTATTTGATGCAGTTATTACACAAGGGCAAACAAGTTCAGGTTTAAAATACGATCTGAACAAGAGTTTTGAAGACAACTGGTTGCCTAGCAGGGAAAATAATCCGGAAGCAGTTTTTGTAATCCAAATGGCTGCAAATGCAGATCCAACAGGTCCCTCAAATGCGAATAATGGAGACATGTTGAATTTTCCTTATGGGGATGGTAGCCCTTTTAGTTGCTGCGGATTCTTTCAGCCATCAATAGATTTGGTAAATCATTTCAGAACAAATCCAGCTACAGGACTTCCTTATTTAACAAACTTTAATAGTTTTCCTATAAAAACAGATATGGGAGTAGAAGCGGGGCAAGCCTTTACACCAGATCAGGGAACACTAGATCCTCGTTTGGATTGGACAGCTGGTCGACGTGGTATACCTTATCATGACTGGGGAATTTATCCTGGTAAACCATGGGCAAGAGATCAAAGTTATGGCGGGCCATATGGCCCTAAAAAGAATGTGTACTGGAGTGAAACTGCAGATAGTGATGGAGATCAGGGTACCTGGGCCCCGGGAACTGCCGTTAATTATTCAATTATCCGCTTTGCAGATGTACTTTTAATGGCTGCAGAATGCGAAGCGCAGATCGGGAGTTTAAGTAAGGCCCAAGAATATGTAAACAGGGTTAGGGCAAGAGCTGCAGATCATGAAAGCTGGCTTTTTAAATATAAAGATGATCAAGACCCATCTGCCGGATTTTCTGATGAAC contains the following coding sequences:
- a CDS encoding cellulase family glycosylhydrolase, translated to MFQKLILIRLFSIIAVSVLYSSSGFAQGFLRADGKKIVNERGENVLLRGIGLGGWMLQEGYMLKINNEGQQYRIRERIEELMGEKQTQEFYDLWLANHTRKIDVDSMKAWGFNSIRLPMHYNLYTLPIEKEPVKEQNTWLEKGFAMTDSLLAWCRANQMYLILDLHAAPGGQGNDLNISDRDPSKPSLWDSQANQEKTIALWRKLAERYANEPWIGGYDIINEPNWGFEDLSNDKNGINEKKNAPLRKLMIDITNAIREVDNKHIVIIEGNGWGNNYNGILPQWDKNMVLSFHKYWSYNDQPSAENMIKTRDQYNIPVWLGETGENSNVWFTEAIRLFEANNIGWAWWPLKKVGANNPMEIKSNLNYNDVVNYINGNGNKPKESNVYSGLMELATYARLENTIIHYDVIDAMIRQPFSAETKPFKKHFIGSNSLIHAVDYDLGRNGIAYFDKDTADYHVSTGKYTAGNRGRIYRNDGVDIVKDDIKYESYYVNNIESGEWLQYTVDIEKKGVYTIKLNIASDNSRGRISLTSNGVLIAKEVKVPNTGNMKTFKTIEIKNIALNAGKQRIKVLADTGYFNFNYLQFIR
- a CDS encoding multiheme c-type cytochrome, producing the protein MKRKGRLFLVLSIIAVLVILFSQCMDASKMKATETSIAGAKTCVQCHKDISNSYLNNAHFAASTPIENNNQINLGTDYVYEYDKNLKVAIEKRDSGTFQVVYFNGHEKLARRFDIAIGSGKNAYTYASWRGNILSQLPLSFFKQINGWANSPGMRTSSPDFGRIIDSRCLECHSSFIESKKESNGSLIVSHEMLKSSLVYGIDCERCHGPAGKHVEFHLKNPDKKDAKFIALYKTLTRKQRVDACGVCHSGNDAELLKSTFSFKPGEDIKEYYAHISSSQESQPDVHGQQNQMLEGSKCFTKSNSLECSTCHSPHDQNKGSLTLYSKKCISCHSTIEHTQKTLESAMVKTNCIDCHMPLKPSKVISFQQAGKSEVSPYMLRSHRIAIY
- a CDS encoding RNA polymerase sigma factor — its product is MNCRQLSDDELIVLFRGSCQHAFKEMYLRYWQKVYQVAYKKVHHKELAEELTQNLFVELWRRRETVTINSLSAYLFGSLKYCIINHYKSLLVQENYHNYVKASANYGVVNNADYLLMLNELSDALTRGIALLPKKTAQVFRMSRIEHRSVKDISEQLNISEKAVEYHITQSLKSIRFYLKEYLFLLVTFIIFL
- a CDS encoding FecR family protein, with translation MSREAFHLLLERYLQNRCTDEEKEIIEKWYGMLDKHDMEDVDSTQVNALEQKLWDRIHESAIVAEGEVPVRQLKSHNRPSRALVASVAAIVAGFVIITAYIFFTGDSKKPEFLAAAVADDINSIANNTLQPMLVNLEDGSTVILQPKSLLKYPKHFSKTIREVTLKGEGFFEISKNPSRPFLVYNSNVITRVVGTSFIVKTNEIANETEVTVKTGKVIVSPNSGSLSFKIDEILKSAKGVVLTPNQKTVYSASENTFATTLVDKPLPIAKNSKQPSKENYSFNDSRVADVLNQLQKSYGVEFVVEDKELYNYTFTGDLSEQNLFSQLDFLCESIQATYQVKETKIIIKEKK
- a CDS encoding SusC/RagA family TonB-linked outer membrane protein, with amino-acid sequence MKKKRFVALIKTAMRISIAQIFLVVLFTCGAAAKNAGAQEILNKEVSISINNAKISELLNEIQDQTKVKFIYSPSVIKTDRKTSANYTKKRLGDILNETLYPLSIFYRVIDNRIILYDKDVSKKINEPNTSKPPLPIKGKVTSTKGETLPGVSVKIKGTTTAAITDINGNYVINAPDANSVLVFSYIGFTSKEVPVNGQSTLNVQLVEEETSLGEVVVLGYSTQKKKDLTGAVSVVNVADMIKQPSPSINNLLQGQASGVTILGSGQPGEEPQVRIRGVNTFGNNNPLYVVDGVPTLNVADINPNDIESMQVLKDAGSASIYGSRAANGVIVISTKKGKDKVKVQYDAYYGSQRPKTGNVWNILSPQEMANLKRLAETNTGETEFDDPLYGNGPTYVLPDYIYPLGAKEGDPSVNPSLYNVKPLFTSDEEYNSFYRINKANKSGTNWYDEIFNPAPITSQNISVSGGSDQGSYLFSANYFNQKGTLDRTYLKRYTVRSNTQYNIGKYVRVGENLAYTVTNNPKIDGLSGDNAIGHAFREQPIIPVYDIMGNFAGGYGGKLGDAYNPVAMLYRTKDNKATDNRLFGNIFAEADILPFLTLRTAFGADSFSGASRSFVFPQYENAENTTSNSYAESSNTGLEYTWTNTLSFNKTFNLHSLKVLVGTEYNKNRYSTMSGSNKGYFSFDPDYTNLSNGSGPMETVSERTADALFSLIGRVDYAFNDKYLIGATIRRDGSSKFLKNTYGVFPAVSAAWRISKESFLSDVKWITDLKIRGGWGIMGNQVNVSGANSFTTFGSSIGQSYYAIGGGNAVVAGFYQNQTGNPDAKWEKNVNSNFGFDATLFGGGIEISADYYQKNVRDLLYNPEMIATVGAATVPFVNIAQMKNDGFDISLTGHKDVGSDLKLNATATITTYRNEIKKVSGDVDYYDVDSRRFDGSRIIRNAVGHSVSEFFGYKIAGFWNSDTEIEAANAKAQVVTGDPNTVYQDDVKVGRFKYADVNGDGLITADDRTFLGNANPDFSYGLNLGASFKNFDFSAFFYGVQGNSIWNQVKWWTDFVPSFGGAKSHTALYDSWTPSHQNAKAPIQETTQSFSTNSVPNSYFVEKGSYLRLKNVQIGYTLPTNTLQKIGVNRLRVYISAANLFTVTKYSGVDPEVGTSSETGQQTAYGVDDGSYPSQRTFLLGLNLQF
- a CDS encoding RagB/SusD family nutrient uptake outer membrane protein produces the protein MKRSTYILIVVLLFTGQLFYSCKKALKQPPLGSLSEELVANKNGVNGLLIGAYAALDGMQGGDVALGGGDAWQASPTNWVFGSVVGGDASKGSDGADQPAIDPIANFYSGATNAFYDGKWKALYEGVTRTNNVLKLMAKATDLSEAEQKSISAQARFLRGHYYFELKKMWNMVPWIDETTTNFNQPNSVDIWPQITEDLKYAYDNLLPAQSEIGRANKWAAGAYLAKAYLYQHKYELAKPVFDAVITQGQTSSGLKYDLNKSFEDNWLPSRENNPEAVFVIQMAANADPTGPSNANNGDMLNFPYGDGSPFSCCGFFQPSIDLVNHFRTNPATGLPYLTNFNSFPIKTDMGVEAGQAFTPDQGTLDPRLDWTAGRRGIPYHDWGIYPGKPWARDQSYGGPYGPKKNVYWSETADSDGDQGTWAPGTAVNYSIIRFADVLLMAAECEAQIGSLSKAQEYVNRVRARAADHESWLFKYKDDQDPSAGFSDEPAANYKINEYPAGNFTSQGKDYALKAIYYERKIELAMEGHRFFDLVRWGIADQELNAYFSYQGKITSDVRNGKFVKGKNDYYPIPQRQIDLSQSNGAPVLKQNPGYN